The Vespula pensylvanica isolate Volc-1 chromosome 3, ASM1446617v1, whole genome shotgun sequence nucleotide sequence GGCTAGTGTTTTCATTAACAACAAAAGGTcagatttttttctcatatgcGTACACTTTCATTCTCTgcatagaaaaattaattgtattattactattatatgaGTGTGTATCGTAcgtgtgcatgtatatgtgtacgtataatgGATGTACGTGTACATCAATGAGTACGTCAAGTGCGTTAATCATTTagtaaatgaaacaaaaaaaaaagaagaagaagtatttACATAGTGcgtattttcattcgttattacAATATCAATTATCTTCGGTTAACGAATACGATGTTAATTATAACTGTACTAACTTTTGTATTTACATGTAAAATCAGATATACACAGATGTATGTACAGAAAGAGTGcattaaaattttagaaaatatactaTACGACCACTACTTGCACattgattaaaaaacaatcaagtgacaaaaatattattaaagtctCGTGCATGCTTTTCAAACGATTACGTATACTTGCCTTCGAAGAGCCTTTGGTGTATCATGTGCGATGAAAGCTTTGTCATCGTTAAAAGCTGGTTCGTAGATCTTTACCGATCGTTCGCAACGTGGACCAGTCTTTCCGTACGGGCAGTAACAATCAAAACCAGCCTCCTTCTCCACGCACTTTCCTTCTCCGCAGGCGCCTGTAAAAAGTTCGTGTCGTGTACGTGCTCGCGCGTATTTTGTCCCGTTATGCACGCACTATTTGAATACACACATTCTGCACGTCGCGTTTTCGTTACGTTCTACGAAGTTTATAACGCATAATTTTTACCTGGATAGCAAGATTGTCCGACAAAGTTACAATGTTTCCCATTAAATCCAGCTCTACATAAACACATATAACCGTTCTTTGTAGCTGCCTCCTGGCAAACTCCACCATTATTGCATGGATTTTCGGCGCACGTTTCGCAAGTCGTTATCCCTACGTTACCCGTTTGATCTCCGATTAAATCAATTTCCTTTTCACCAATGACTAGTCTGCTGATACAACCAATGAATCCGATATTCGAAACAGCCTCTTTGATAACAATACTGTGATTTGGAACTCCACCGATATAAAGTGGACCCTTAAGATCTAATCCTTGTCTTCGACCAGCCGATACTCCTCTGTACGGTCCTTGACCATCGACTAGCATCGTTACTTCCTTTCTAACACGttgaattttaatcgtatGCCATTGACCCAAAGTAACCGATTTATCCGCCAATATAACAGCTGATCCAGAACCAAGGTCAAATCTAGCagtttataacaattatacatattacacatatattttcacACGTGCGTAGATATAATAcgtaacgaaaaataatatgtacttGAATTGTGGATATCCTCCTACTAGGGATAGAAGAATGAAATCCCCATTACCGTGATTCGATTCGGCATTGTATAAGATAATGCCGTCATAATTCTCCGGTTTGAAAGATATCTCAATATTGAACTTGAGATATGAATCAGGTAATGGAGGCAAAGCTATGTAACTCTCTGGCGCTTGACTGAAGTTAGGTACGACTCCCGTTACGACGAGCACGGTCGGTACTTCTAAATTTACTTTATCGTTGTTTGCTATACAAATGTATGTTCCTGCATCTTCGGCTTTGACATTTTTCAGTTTCAATGTATTCTGTTAAGAGCGtcgaaagggaaaataaatattcataaatccTATTAAAGTTACGCCGGAATACTTTCGTTGTACCTGGTAAGTTTCTGTGTCCAGAGATAACAATCCACCAAGTTTGTTCCATTGGAATTTAACAGGTGGTTCAAGATCAACGTGACAATCCATTTCAATACTAGATCCGTAAGGTGCCAACTTCGTTTCAATTGCTGGCCCATCGTTATGTCCACCTAGATAAAGATATGAAAAGACGATAACTCGgcatagaaatattttgtagCCGCTATTCATTGTTCCTATCATATTTATACTTACAAAGAATGCAACGGATGgcattgataaaataaacacGTTATATTCGCACACATTAGTTACATATGGACAATTGAATTTACagtaaatgaaatatcataaatcgatgaaaaatgtttgatatttACCATGTACAATGAGATTGAAATCTTCCTCAAAGATGCCTTGCGGAGTCATTACTGTACATTTGTAGGTACCGCTATCGCTGACGGCTACGTTGGACAATCTAAGAATATTTTCGTACGTTTGAGCATTCGCTGGTAAATCCGGATGGTTCGGTCTGGACCATCGATAGTGCGGACTAGGAATACCCGAACACGCGCAACGTATGTCAACCGTATCTCCGATATTTACAGGATCTTGAGATGCCTCGATGGTAAGTGCAGGTGCAACGGCAGCTGAAATTTAACAGTCGCTATTACTCAAGCTGTATAATTTCTCccgtaaatatttacatacagattagtattttcaattttttttcggaGCTTCAACGTTCGTGAAAGAAATTGTACATTTTACCGTTGTAacgtaaatgtaaaatttctttttaaaaggtCAACTTCGTCAATGTTAAAACTTAAACATCTAAAACAAGGCGAGCGATTCTTACGCACaaggaaaaaatttgattCGAGACCGATCGTTTGACAGGATATCTGGCATTTCATCCAATTTAATAATCCTTTCGATAGTATTACactaaagtaaaaataatgtatattacgCATAGTATCGTACATGCAAGTAACATGCGTCAACGGCCGCGGTATTATCTCTAACTAGGTAGGAAGGGTCAAGGGAGGAGTTGGACGAAATTTGGTACGTCGTATGGAAAGTAATCCAACGATGTTGTCTACGTCGGCTCGAAACATAAATGACATATATAAGATGTTTAGGAATGGGGATAATAAAATGTTGACGATCgaatagatcgatcgaataagaaTAGGCAACACAAAGAATagtgctaaaaaaaaaagataagacaaaaatataatctatactACGAGACGTCACACGACACACAAATCTCAAAACAAACCGCGTCGTCTTTGAAGAAATTGGCGATATTGCGGGATGCGGCAGAAGCGTTCGTCAGTACCATCGTTGCATTGAGCATAGCCGTCGCAAAAGTAATCCAAATGAATGCATTGTTGACTGTAGCACTTATACTCCCCGGGTCTGCACTGCGATCGGTACACTGGCATGCAATCCGCAAGCAAATTAACTACTAAATCATATAACGCGAGCTTTGTAAAAATCTAATTTGAAGAAGTCCTTCATTGAAACCATTATTgcaatgatctttttttttatgataaatatttcactACTGATACCATTTCTAATATGACAAGCTGCATGACAGAttttgaaaaacaaacaaaaaaacaaagaaaagtaacCGCGCCTCGTAATATATCGTTACTCGAGTAGTTCtcgtcgaacgaacgaaaaagaattttcattgtttGGCTGAAACGTCACGTTGGAAAATGTTTGAACGATCTCGTATCGACGAATGTCGAGAgattgttagaaaaagaaagaagaaaaaaagaataataaaacaaaggcagcgatgtaataaattaacaatgttattaaaaaagtaattaaaaaagctgaaaagagagaaagaaagaaagaaagaaagagaagagaaaaaaagatccaaGTTTGTAGGAATCAGATTCTttgagagaaatatttaagatcGATCTACGTCAGCGGTATTAGACGATACTTGTTAATGAGATTGAGCATAAATTACGATAATACTTTATAAAGTTTAACTGAAGTGGCaagcatatgtatgtaccaaTGCACTACTTACGTATCACATTCAAATTAATGTAATCACTGGAAACTCCATGGGAGTTACGAATTTGACAAATATATCTTCCACTGTCTTCTGGTTTGACTTGCGTTAATTCTAAATAGTCTTCGCCAATTCGACCGTGTAAAGGCAAAAATTGACCCTCTCTACTCCATTCTATCACGGCGTGTTCCCTGATCTCGCAACGCAAACGTACAGAATTACCTGGATACGTCGTAATGTCTCTTTGGGTGGCGCGAATGCTCGTGTCGTCGTAAGAATGTTCTGAGAAAAGGTAATACGGTGAATAATGGTATCCGAGTGAGATCCATCGGAACGAATTCGATACGCGTTTATCGAGATCGAAAAAGATGACGAACCGTTAACTATGACTTCCGCTACCGCCTCTGCCGTGCCCGCCTCGTTCGTGGCCTTGCAAACGTACTTTCCAGCATCCGAATACGTTATACCGTGGAATTGCAAAACGCCATTATCATTAGATACGGAATACGGAAGTGGCCGTCCTATAGCTTCCCATTGAATGTGAAGAGGCTCGTCGCCGGTCGCGGTGCACGTTATAGAAGGATTTTTACCAGGTCCAACGGTTTGACGGGTTGGATTAAGCTCGATCCTAGGTGGAgctgaaaaaggagaaagaagaaatatcagaTATTCCTCTAACGCGGATAATTTTTCGCTTCCTTTACAATCGCACTTCTCGGAATACCCACATATGATTTCCAGATGAGATTTAGCTTTGAAAATGACCGTGCCGGCAGGATTTAAGCCAAGACAGATGTATTCCCCTGCGGCATTTTTGTCGACCGTCGGAATGCTTAAAACGCCATTATGAACGGTACTGCCCTTCGGTAAGGCACGATGATCGCTCCTCTTCCAATCAAGATAAATCTGATCGCCATCTGGGGCAATCACCTGACAGCGCATTTCCACTTTACCGCTATTGGGAATTCTTAAAAAGTCTTCGGGAATCAATACGCCACCTTGATAAGGATATCTCTAAAATTACAACAACGTACGTCGTGATGATATACGGCTACGATAACTGGGGAAAAATTAgcaagaaaagatgaaaaaaagtgaTAAGCGTACGGGATCCTGAGTCGGCGGACGTCTGTTGTCGTTGTCACAAGTCATATCGCCTCGACAAGGCGTAGAGTCGATATCGTTGTCCTCGATGCGTATTTGGACACGGTCCTCTACTATGCCTACCGAGTTCGATGCTTGACAGGAGTAGGAACCTTCGTCGTCGGAGGACACCGAGAATATTTCGTATACCGCGCTTAACGGCGTCGCAGCTGTTTTGCTGTACGCATCGCTGTAAATGTAAGCAACGATTTCGCAAAAAAGACGActctttgaaagaaagatattcttCTTCGAAGAAGCGTAACTTACTACGTGGCCAATCCATTGACATGTTTACTCCAGGCAACGTTTGGCTGTGGATGGCCTACAGCGCTGCAAGTCAATCGCACCCTGTCTCCAAGTTTCACTTGCAAAATACCCGTCCTTGGCTCGATCGTAATAACAGGTATCGACTGTACTTCGATATGGGCTATCTCGGACGCGGAACCAACTTCGTTCGTGGCCGAGCACACGTAAGAACCACCGTCGTTTATCGTGATATTAGAGAGTCTCAATAATCCGCCAGGAAGTTGTTCGATGTTCGGAGCAAACGATCTGCCGTCTTGACGAGACCAATGGATCTCGGGAAGTGGAAGACCGGCTATGGCGCGACATTGCAAATCGGCAGAACCACCAAGGGTGACGGGCTGGATGTCTTTCGGATATAATTCGAGGACCGGAACTTCACGAGCTGCGAATTTGCGAATAAAAGTgtattcattcgttcgaaagCCGCCGTCTGCCGTGAGACGACGGCAAGGAACGATTtacaaatatgaaatttatgcCTTACGTTCGACCTCGACGATGGCACTAGCTTCGTAGCTGCCTATAGGACTACTGACACGACAAATATATACGCCTCGGTCAGAAACTTGCGCATTAATAATTCTGAGTGTATCTCCGACTTGTTGGACGTTCGAATTCATCGTTTCCGaaaatttattccatttcACTTGCAGACCCGCCTCTCCGCTCGTAACGCAACGTATCTCGGTCGACGTTCCTTGAGATATTATTTGTCTTTCAGGTTTGACTTTAACCGTCGGAGGATCTCTTCGTGGGATTATCGTTATTCTAGCGGTAGAATTCGTTTCCGTTCCTTTGTAACTGACAGCGATGCAGACGTATAAGCCGGAATCGTTGATCGTTGGATTATTGATTGTCAGAATGCCATCGCGCTGGGTCGCGGAGTAAGGTAGAGGCAAGCCGTCCGATCGAGTCCACGTTAGATTAGCACTTTGCGACGGGGTGCAGGTAAGCCTGACGACGTCTCCGATGGAGCCGATCCATTCGGCGGGTGTTATGATCGGAGCCAAGCCGGTAGCCGGAGGCCCTTCCGGATTTTCTGTGGATACGCGCGAATGTAGTCCCGTCTATCTACGTTATGTCTATACCGTTTACGATCATGGATACCTCTAACGTATAGAATCGTTGTTTTTTCCTCCACTCCGACGTTATTCTTAGCGATGCATTTGTATTCGGCTGCGTCGTTTCTCGAGGCAGCCGGGAGCCTCCAAACGCCGTTATGGAAGGAAGACTCCGAGCTGATGCTTCCATGAAGTCGAATCCATTCTACTTGCGGAGGAGGATTACCGTTGGCGTCGCAATGAAATTCTACCGGTTCTCCTTCCTTGACTTCGAGGTAAGGCGGCATGATTACGACTCGAGGTTTTACCGGATTCGCTCCTGAAATCGAATGCAACTGTCAACCTTGTCGTTAACCGTTTTTTACCTGGTATCGAGATATACCTGGTATCTCTAACAAACTTTTGGGAAAAGCTGCGTCCGTAAGAGACATTACCGATTTATTGCGTATATCGATCTACTTGTACTAATGTTATAACGTTAAAAACCTCTCGTTCGTACCTCCAACGGTAAGAGTGACTTTTTTGATTCCAATGTTTATTCCGTCGCTAACTTGACAAACGTATATACCGCTGTCGGACACTTTGACGTCTCTAATGATCAAGACTCCGTGAGAATCGTCTATGCTTCTACCGGATGGTAACTGACCGCCTTCCTTCTCCCAACGAATGTACAAAGAACCCTGTGTGACGTACAAGCGTGCGAGTAAGATTCATCGGGAACGATTCGAAGTAGAAGACTTACGTTGTCGAGCGATCTACCGCTGCAATGGTATCTGACGGTATTTCCAGTGTGCACGATTTGGAATTCTGGTTCTTGCACGAAAACGACGATCCTTGGTGGGGTAATAGTCGGTGTCGGAGGAGGAATCGTTGGAGGATATTCGACTAAAAAAGAATGTCAACGCGAAAATAGTTGCGATCTCGTACACGTAAATATAATCTGCTTGAAAACTCGTCTCTCCACTCTCGTGCATTTTTACACGACCGATCAAAGGAGCGAGACACTCGAACTCTCTCGTAATCCGGTCTACGCAACGGGCTACTTACCAACGTCTTGACAATTTTGTCCTGCGTATCCTGGCAAGCAATTACACTTGACGTGTCCGGACCTATTGATCTCGCAGTTTTCTTCGTTGTTGTTGCACGGACAGGGATTGCAAGAGCCAAGAACGCTAAAAGCTCTGTCACTGGTATCTCTGTAATATCCACGGGCGCAAGTTTCGCAAGACGTTCCGACGTAACCAGCTGGACAACGACACGCTTCGACTTGAGTCGCTCTTCTGTGTCCGGTGAAGTTTTCTACCGCCGTGTCGAGACTAATGTCGCTGATGTAAGTCGCCGTCATTTTTTCACTGTGAGAAGCTCGTACCAGAATAGCTTCGATATTGGAAAGAACCGTCATCATGTCCGTACGAGAAGCACTGCGTGGTCCCGCCGTCGTCAATCGTTTCCACTCCGATTCTCTCAGTGGGACGGAGTAGGTCTGAAACGAAAGTCGAACTGTGTATTCGAAATATCTCTCCCCACCGTCCCCTCCGCCTTCTTTCGTACGAACCAGCGGTATGTCCGGTAAAACGTCTGTTGGATTAGTCCAGAACAACGTGATGCCGTTTCCAACGAGTAAAATGTCTTGATCTTTGTAGCTTTGTGCGCCGGGCTGCGCAGTGATGTGCTGAGTCAAAGTCAAACTGCCGGCGTAGCTTTTTACTTGATTACCGGTGAAAGCGGATGGCAAAGACCAAAACAGTCTGCGACTACGGTTGTCGGGATAGCGATATCCAATTTCGTTCATAGCAACGTTCAAGTCGAAGCCGTCGTCTATAACGTCTTGTCTCGTGctaatttgaaaagaattaaGTAAATGTTTGCGTCAAGTCGTCGCTCTTACCGTAGGTTATACTCGTTATAGGTAGATCGTTGTCGTCGATCGCAAAAGCATTAAACGCGATGAACTTACTCGTCGGTAAGGGTAAATCCATGATGGGAATCGTAAACCCATATCGGAATCTGTTGAACGTAGAGCGAACTTTCGTGACATTGTTTGGTCACGCCGCTGCAGTAACACTCGTTACAACCGTCCGTATTTTCAGCGGACAATCCAAAGGTAGACGGACGACATCTGTTGCATTCCGGTCCCTCGACGTTCCTCTTGCACTCGCAGCGACCGCCGAAACACGAAGCGCTACGAGATCCAGCTTCGTTGCAGGTGCACTGTACGGGATCGGTTCTGCGCGTACAATCGTTGGCGGTACCACGAGTCGCGTCTCCTTCGTATCCGGGTTCGCATCTTTCGCAGTATTCCCCGGTAGTGTGATCGGCACAATTCTTAGAAAGATTAGATCAGAATCGTTGGTACATCAAATTGATGCGAAACGCGATACGACACGATCGATGAACGTCTTTCATTTACCTCGCACAGTCCGCTCTCGGGATCGCACTGACTCGAGTGCCCGTTGCAATTACAAGGCTCGCAAATTCCAAGATACAGGCCTTCCATGGCCCTCGTATATCCAACGTCGCAGTCCTCGCACGAGAGTCCCTTGTATCCGACGGGACAACCGCATTCCTCGACTTCGACCGCCCTTGCCTTTCCAGTGTTATGCTTCTCCGCCGTATCGAGGGAAACCGAGGAGAGCCTGAAAGGAGAAAATCTCTTTCGTAGGGCTTTCGCAAAAGGCAGGgacgaaagaggagagagtTTTCGACTTACGCCGTCTCGTCGGTGTGGGTCGTGTAAGTGGCCTTGATCTTGATAGCTCGTACGTCCGCCAGTGCCATTAAAAGATGTTCCCTGTCGGCGGTGGTTCCGTCGGCACGTTGCCAATATTGCTCGAGCAACGGAACGGTGAACGATTGTTGAGAATTAGGCTCGGGAGATTCTCGCGAGTAATAGAGCAATTTAATGTCGTTGGCCTGTGTCGAAGCAGAGGATCGCGTATTAGCGAGAGCACGTACGTCCAACGAATATATAGATCCAAGGCTAAGAACAAAGGATCGATCCTCGAATCGATCCCTTACTTACGCTGATCAATTCGACGTCGGCGGCGTTGTTTCTCGAACTTTGACCACCGGGCGATGGGACGTATCGGACCGTGTATTTGAGATGACCACCGTACGACGTTATCTGATCGCCGAGGAATATATTCGGCAGTTGCCAATAATAGACGTCGTTGTTACCGCGATTATGAAAGTCGTTGTAGACTATTTCGCGATTGATCGTGTCGAGGCGAATGCCATCCGATATCGGTGGTGCGTCGGGTGTTTTCGACTCGGTCAGCGTGAAACCTCGCAAGGAATTCGTGAACGACACGTGAATCtgaagagaggagaaacgaaagatcgtAGATCGTAGACGAGGATCGCGTCAGGCGATACGTAACGACTTCGTAATTAAACTCGTTCTCATTACCTCGTTTCTGTACCAATTGGACGAGACGCACTTGTTCGTAATACCCATGCAAAAGCAACTTATGCATCCGAATTGATTCCTAAAGCCCAGGTTGAATGTATTTGCCTTGCATTGGTTGCACGTCAGGCCCGTTGCGTATAGCTAAACAGAGTACACGCGAGGACGTTAAACGTCGCGTTACTGCTTCGCCGTACGACCGACCGAGCGCGTCTTCGGCTCGGTCCGTCTTCGTTGAGAATAAAAACGGACGATTTCTCGTGGCAAATTGGACGAAGTACTTACGTTTTTCGTACCGACGAGgatcgagaaaaatcgaacGCATTAAGAATAAATACAGACGATGAATATCGAGGACGGGCGAATGAGCTAAAGAGGAGTCTTCGaaggaaacgatcgaaataaatgcGATACCTTGCAACGACACTTTCCGGTATAGGGGTCGGCGTTCGGAGTGAGGCTACCATCGGGATCGCATTGTTGAACGGGTACGCACATGTCGCCGGGAATGAGAGGATTTCCTTGATAGCCGATGGCACATTGTTCGCATCTACGACCGACGTATCCAGCCGGACAGTCGCACGTAGGCTCGCCGTCCGATCCGAGATGACAGGTCCGAGTGAATCTGAATGATCGGTCACAGAACGTTATCGATATCGTCGCGACGCGGTCGCGGATTCGAGATCGTGAAAAAAGATCGTCTCCTTACTGGTTCGACGGATTGGTCAGAGGACACGGACAAAGCTGGCAAGGTATGTTCCTCGAAGGATCTCCGTAGTAGCCCGGGGCGCAGGGTGGATCGTCTCGGTAACATTGTCCAAGCCACGGTCCGCTCTCGCGCCTGAGGAATCCCGGTGCACAGTTCTCGCACGAAAGCCCGGTGTATCCTTGCGACAATTAATGCAGACGGTTAACGATCGTGCGTTGCGTTCGCTCGAGGGGACGTCGTTTAccgacgtacgtacgtaccggTAGGGCACTGGCACTCCTCCACGAAGGACGCGGATCCCAATCCGGTATTGCGCGCGTCGGCGGTGTCCATTACGATGTCGGTGATGCGTACGTCCAACTGCGGGGAATCTTCGTACTTCGCTCTGAACGAGAGGAAGGAATCGAGCGTAAGAAAGATTCGAGCGGATCGCGAAGGATAAGATCAAAGGATCGAAAGgatcttctcctttcttacGTACTTGATGAGAATATTGTCGACGTTAGCCAGCGTCATCATTATTTCTTCCCTAGATGCGAGCACCTCGCTGTTACCTTGACGCTTGTACCACTCGCCGTAGAAAAATCTAACGGTTTCTTTCGTCTCGTAGTCGGGCGGTATGTGATGGCCTTTGTGAACGAGCACGTACTTGTTGCCGGTAAGAATGACCGAGGGCGCGTCGTTCGGCGCACCGTTGCCGTTGTAATGGATCGTATAAGTCAAATAACCGCCGTAAGACTTCAATTGGCTGCCGTGATAGTTCTCGGACAGGGCGTAATACGGTATCCTGTGCGTACTCATCTCGTTGCTGAAGGATTCGAGCAATTGAATGCCATCGCGGCCGATCGGTCGAACCTCGGATATTTGATCCTTGATGTCGCCGAACAAACGTATCTCCGATTCCGTTTGTACCGATACGATTTTGTGACTTTCGAACGGCGGCGGGATCTGATAAGTGAACAGA carries:
- the LOC122627787 gene encoding basement membrane-specific heparan sulfate proteoglycan core protein isoform X2; amino-acid sequence: MKRNRVLLRSALLFLLIGADLLVSASENDDLVFDQDGKQSSLEIPLIEKHEERSIFHRIKRSFFSFFDPFVSTPVATNTSAATIDNGTGGSATGTTTVSSPTHLRGNEGTVRLVDDKNNTDVSKPRKGGPNLERLIRNSQEEYVDDKQQENEIGEAAEGRRQSQNYVNSDDEDLVASGEIEGSATDSDVSQPVTEGQKIEGKARLYRITLTVGEPYRREYADRNSREYKELSGNLTQALEELYARRIPNYDHMANVIKVSPTSDAFTSQVTLDIGSTFTDELEIRDILEKQLQYHSLGSIQVGPEGFTFRHFLVEKENVLPECDQSSELTCRNGACVPLDSRCDGTEQCEDGSDELDCHSTLRPTTTHVSESEEERWSLPTEITGDVEEPTETAVARAKGEEEDSTLRAASNKCRADDVVRCQDGSRYICSVQRCDGVPDCEDGADEVGCPHSGCKFGEFACDVRRCILESQRCNFVEDCQDGSDEHDCNYPACTSNQFKCRNGECIDGSKHCDGVLDCRDRSDEYGCPCREYQFECSAGYCVDLSRRCDGYIDCFGGKDEENCIGTTRCREGEFECASGTCVSKMARCNGRNDCDDRSDEYNCTVTTCSSDQFRCIDGICLSIDKRCNGVADCRNGEDENQCGCGDADFRCTDGRCIGYELQCNGVNECSDGSDERDCGLAPCPSMDFTCGDGSCIPKSSVCDGFDDCPRAEDELNCDQECTPTQFKCLTGNKCIEGIYRCDGHPDCPDRSDEDCANETITHTSPPTNRTWPGWANEKTRECDPNREMRCDDGKCVLLKRKCDNIFDCLDGSDERGCGICTPAEWKCASGECLPENERCDGLRNCVDGSDESGCVTECPPGNFRCNDGLCLDSKKRCDGRSHCLDGSDEINCQCPVGNRACDNGVCIDERFFCDKSYDCLDHSDERDCDDEATSEKGYPKEEECRADEFACNDGTCIPRALVCDGQSDCPQSTDEFDCYPHGCGQDQFQCRTGDCIRNDQRCDGRIDCEDGSDEPSECDATTLEPEGPGARPMPGRCPAGQFQCVLDKACVPHSSVCNGVPECRDASDENNCDYTIEEECSLDEWRCENGGCIYLHQRCNQLVDCTFDESDELGCNYTLGRENNGTCEPHEWRCNNGQCIPLSRRCDKRVDCLTDTSDEFDCSYDPRPTGGSTELNLKTYPSEQVIKENPAKQGREVVFQCRDEGPLRARVHWLRDNDLPLPPASRDLNGRLEIPNIQLDHAGTYICEAVGYPPSTPGSRLSVNLTVEKFEEPATRPPQVCQYDQATCSNGDCIPKSYVCDGKFDCTDGSDEMRCSPHGCEPNEFRCNNKQCVSKLWRCDGERDCADNSDEEDCAPAPPGSPCRYHEFACASYNQCIPKIYHCDRERDCLDGSDELGCSPVYIVKPPPPMVVLEPGDLMVLTCTAIGVPIPEINWRLNWGHIHSKCSTTSVNGTGTLTCPDIQPEDSGAYSCEALNVVGFVIAQPDAILVVKGPKGICPKGTFNAEARSVDECISCFCFGVATECRSANLFTYQIPPPFESHKIVSVQTESEIRLFGDIKDQISEVRPIGRDGIQLLESFSNEMSTHRIPYYALSENYHGSQLKSYGGYLTYTIHYNGNGAPNDAPSVILTGNKYVLVHKGHHIPPDYETKETVRFFYGEWYKRQGNSEVLASREEIMMTLANVDNILIKAKYEDSPQLDVRITDIVMDTADARNTGLGSASFVEECQCPTGYTGLSCENCAPGFLRRESGPWLGQCYRDDPPCAPGYYGDPSRNIPCQLCPCPLTNPSNQFTRTCHLGSDGEPTCDCPAGYVGRRCEQCAIGYQGNPLIPGDMCVPVQQCDPDGSLTPNADPYTGKCRCKLYATGLTCNQCKANTFNLGFRNQFGCISCFCMGITNKCVSSNWYRNEIHVSFTNSLRGFTLTESKTPDAPPISDGIRLDTINREIVYNDFHNRGNNDVYYWQLPNIFLGDQITSYGGHLKYTVRYVPSPGGQSSRNNAADVELISANDIKLLYYSRESPEPNSQQSFTVPLLEQYWQRADGTTADREHLLMALADVRAIKIKATYTTHTDETALSSVSLDTAEKHNTGKARAVEVEECGCPVGYKGLSCEDCDVGYTRAMEGLYLGICEPCNCNGHSSQCDPESGLCENCADHTTGEYCERCEPGYEGDATRGTANDCTRRTDPVQCTCNEAGSRSASCFGGRCECKRNVEGPECNRCRPSTFGLSAENTDGCNECYCSGVTKQCHESSLYVQQIPIWVYDSHHGFTLTDDTRQDVIDDGFDLNVAMNEIGYRYPDNRSRRLFWSLPSAFTGNQVKSYAGSLTLTQHITAQPGAQSYKDQDILLVGNGITLFWTNPTDVLPDIPLTYSVPLRESEWKRLTTAGPRSASRTDMMTVLSNIEAILVRASHSEKMTATYISDISLDTAVENFTGHRRATQVEACRCPAGYVGTSCETCARGYYRDTSDRAFSVLGSCNPCPCNNNEENCEINRSGHVKCNCLPGYAGQNCQDVVEYPPTIPPPTPTITPPRIVVFVQEPEFQIVHTGNTVRYHCSGRSLDNGSLYIRWEKEGGQLPSGRSIDDSHGVLIIRDVKVSDSGIYVCQVSDGINIGIKKVTLTVGAFPKSLLEIPGANPVKPRVVIMPPYLEVKEGEPVEFHCDANGNPPPQVEWIRLHGSISSESSFHNGVWRLPAASRNDAAEYKCIAKNNVGVEEKTTILYVRENPEGPPATGLAPIITPAEWIGSIGDVVRLTCTPSQSANLTWTRSDGLPLPYSATQRDGILTINNPTINDSGLYVCIAVSYKGTETNSTARITIIPRRDPPTVKVKPERQIISQGTSTEIRCVTSGEAGLQVKWNKFSETMNSNVQQVGDTLRIINAQVSDRGVYICRVSSPIGSYEASAIVEVEPREVPVLELYPKDIQPVTLGGSADLQCRAIAGLPLPEIHWSRQDGRSFAPNIEQLPGGLLRLSNITINDGGSYVCSATNEVGSASEIAHIEVQSIPVITIEPRTGILQVKLGDRVRLTCSAVGHPQPNVAWSKHVNGLATYDAYSKTAATPLSAVYEIFSVSSDDEGSYSCQASNSVGIVEDRVQIRIEDNDIDSTPCRGDMTCDNDNRRPPTQDPRYPYQGGVLIPEDFLRIPNSGKVEMRCQVIAPDGDQIYLDWKRSDHRALPKGSTVHNGVLSIPTVDKNAAGEYICLGLNPAGTVIFKAKSHLEIISPPRIELNPTRQTVGPGKNPSITCTATGDEPLHIQWEAIGRPLPYSVSNDNGVLQFHGITYSDAGKYVCKATNEAGTAEAVAEVIVNEHSYDDTSIRATQRDITTYPGNSVRLRCEIREHAVIEWSREGQFLPLHGRIGEDYLELTQVKPEDSGRYICQIRNSHGVSSDYINLNVILNLLADCMPVYRSQCRPGEYKCYSQQCIHLDYFCDGYAQCNDGTDERFCRIPQYRQFLQRRRAAVAPALTIEASQDPVNIGDTVDIRCACSGIPSPHYRWSRPNHPDLPANAQTYENILRLSNVAVSDSGTYKCTVMTPQGIFEEDFNLIVHGGHNDGPAIETKLAPYGSSIEMDCHVDLEPPVKFQWNKLGGLLSLDTETYQNTLKLKNVKAEDAGTYICIANNDKVNLEVPTVLVVTGVVPNFSQAPESYIALPPLPDSYLKFNIEISFKPENYDGIILYNAESNHGNGDFILLSLVGGYPQFKFDLGSGSAVILADKSVTLGQWHTIKIQRVRKEVTMLVDGQGPYRGVSAGRRQGLDLKGPLYIGGVPNHSIVIKEAVSNIGFIGCISRLVIGEKEIDLIGDQTGNVGITTCETCAENPCNNGGVCQEAATKNGYMCLCRAGFNGKHCNFVGQSCYPGACGEGKCVEKEAGFDCYCPYGKTGPRCERSVKIYEPAFNDDKAFIAHDTPKALRRLKIAMNFNPTDEGDGILIYCSQSEEGLGDFAALIIKNKHVEFRYDIGSGMATLRSNYIVQPGTWTYVTINRDFKEAKLSVNGEPFIEARSPGGARTMTLNTPLYIGGVDRRKITLNKNLNVDRNFHGCISELEVASVSLEILKSATDMANIEDCSMLHPNQTIPRTTLITPPPTNPPTTLYDPCASSPCIHGFCQSLDSREYSCTCEYGYAGRNCENVLKQCEVYAPCRNGGTCTDLHGSYKCDCRLGFNGQTCEKLADITYDIAFKGDGWLELERSVMTHEEEREVLGFEISTNKTNGLIMWHGQTPNDLNPDDYISLAVVDGYVEYQYNLGSGPAVIRVTAQRVDDGERHRIILKRQGSDGSIELNGEHTESGLSDGLQQILNTRGSVYLGGVPDYAMTYGRYHEGFSGCIYTLEVQDSGAIDIGEKAIRGKNVSPCTRVRWIPSSLVFTDADADIFDAFVPPPPVNIIHPKPAANVATCNIKSYLLLIVLQHLIALKIESRNLIVVCTLFYIGAINTS